The following coding sequences are from one Epinephelus fuscoguttatus linkage group LG7, E.fuscoguttatus.final_Chr_v1 window:
- the ptges3b gene encoding prostaglandin E synthase 3b isoform X2 → MHPATAKWYDRRDSVFIEFCVADSKDVKINFDKTKCGFSCLGGTDNVKHENEIDLFEAIDENESKHKRTDRSVLCYLRKAQPGKPWPRLTKEKTKLSWLSVDFNNWKDWEDDSDEEMGNFDQFSEMMNNMGGEDDLHDLDGADDDDSADSDDEITGSH, encoded by the exons AT GCATCCAGCAACTGCCAAGTGGTACGATAGGAGGGACTCCGTTTTTATAGAGTTCTGTGTAGCTGACAGCAAAGATGTTAAAATCAATTTTGATAAAACAAAGTGTGGTTTCAG TTGTCTTGGAGGAACTGACAATGTCAAACATGAGAATGAAATAGACCTTTTTGAAGCCATCGATGAAAAT GAATCCAAACATAAACGCACAGATCGTTCAGTGTTGTGCTATTTAAGAAAAGCACAGCCAGGGAAGCCATGGCCGAGGCTAACAAAAGAGAAGACTAAG CTGAGTTGGCTCAGTGTTGACTTCAACAACTGGAAGGACTGGGAGGATGACTCAGATGAGGAGATGGGCAACTTCGATCAATTCTCAGAG ATGATGAACAACATGGGGGGTGAGGATGACCTGCATGATCTAGACGGTGCAGATGAt GATGATTCTGCAGATAGCGATGATGAGA TCACAGGGAGCCATTAG
- the ptges3b gene encoding prostaglandin E synthase 3b isoform X1, translating into MHPATAKWYDRRDSVFIEFCVADSKDVKINFDKTKCGFSCLGGTDNVKHENEIDLFEAIDENESKHKRTDRSVLCYLRKAQPGKPWPRLTKEKTKLSWLSVDFNNWKDWEDDSDEEMGNFDQFSEMMNNMGGEDDLHDLDGADDDDSADSDDEKLPDLE; encoded by the exons AT GCATCCAGCAACTGCCAAGTGGTACGATAGGAGGGACTCCGTTTTTATAGAGTTCTGTGTAGCTGACAGCAAAGATGTTAAAATCAATTTTGATAAAACAAAGTGTGGTTTCAG TTGTCTTGGAGGAACTGACAATGTCAAACATGAGAATGAAATAGACCTTTTTGAAGCCATCGATGAAAAT GAATCCAAACATAAACGCACAGATCGTTCAGTGTTGTGCTATTTAAGAAAAGCACAGCCAGGGAAGCCATGGCCGAGGCTAACAAAAGAGAAGACTAAG CTGAGTTGGCTCAGTGTTGACTTCAACAACTGGAAGGACTGGGAGGATGACTCAGATGAGGAGATGGGCAACTTCGATCAATTCTCAGAG ATGATGAACAACATGGGGGGTGAGGATGACCTGCATGATCTAGACGGTGCAGATGAt GATGATTCTGCAGATAGCGATGATGAGA
- the naca gene encoding nascent polypeptide-associated complex subunit alpha isoform X2 encodes MPGEATETVPVTEQEMQQPQVETATPPAPATSQKPQAASGPAKPKGKDAKSAQGASAPKAVPGRRKRSSMSASSASPTSPKSASSNTPMSPLSPVSPVSPVPSPLAASPGSSPGHAHRFTPKVVKAGKQGKVKKGEAFVPAPTPVECKVIPEHEKPVEAVPIQTVVEAKPVAFVPAPVECKVTPENIKPVEAIPKQAVVEAKPAPVEPSKPFPAAAKPIAAPAAFKVTSKPAVAAPVSFSDTLASSPPSSFEFKASSPKAAPVIAATDDDLPPLIPPEKPVKMPEPVPPVEPKSVSVEAAKPAPIEAPKMSPAKIEAIMEAPPSKPAPIEIIKPAAEAKPTPVEAVEAKPAPVEVKLAAEAKPAPVEVAKPAAEAKPAPVEVKLAVESKPAPVEAAKPAAEAKPAPVEAAKPATEAKPAPVEAAKPATEAKPAPVEAAKPAAEAKPAPVEAAKPAAEAEPAPVEAAKPAAEAKPAPVEAAKPTAEAKPAPVEAAKPAAEAKPPAVEAKLAEVKEAPAEVPKPAKPAAEPSSTPLKPAPVEPAVPAPPPHKLTFAEAVAKPAPVKPVVISTAPSEPISPPKPAPTPAKTPVKLEPVIKNDKGSGTESDSDDSVPELEEQDSAQTQTQQAQLAAAAEIDEEPVSKAKQSRSEKKARKAMSKLGLRQVTGVTRVTIRKSKNILFVITKPDVYKSPASDTYIVFGEAKIEDLSQQAQLAAAEKFKVQGEAVSNIQENTQTPTVQEESEEEEVDETGVEVKDIELVMSQANVSRAKAVRALKNNNNDIVNAIMELTM; translated from the exons CTACACCTCCTGCCCCAGCTACCTCCCAGAAACCTCAGGCAGCTTCTGGCCCTGCAAAGCCTAAAGGCAAAGATGCCAAGAGTGCACAGGGTGCCTCTGCCCCAAAGGCTGTCCCTGGCAGAAGAAAACGATCCTCAATGTCTGCCTCCTCCGCTTCTCCCACCTCACCTAAATCTGCTTCCTCCAATACCCCCATGTCGCCTTTGTCGCctgtgtcccctgtgtcccctgTGCCATCTCCCCTAGCTGCCTCACCTGGCAGTTCTCCTGGTCATGCTCACCGCTTCACCCCAAAAGTTGTCAAGGCTGGCAAACAGGGAAAAGTTAAGAAAGGAGAGGCATTTGTGCCTGCCCCTACCCCTGTTGAGTGCAAGGTCATACCAGAACACGAAAAACCAGTAGAGGCTGTCCCCATTCAAACTGTAGTTGAAGCCAAACCTGTTGCATTTGTGCCTGCTCCTGTGGAGTGCAAGGTCACACCTGAAAATATAAAACCAGTAGAGGCCATCCCCAAGCAAGCTGTAGTTGAAGCTAAACCAGCTCCAGTTGAGCCAAGCAAACCCTTCCCAGCCGCTGCAAAGCCTATTGCAGCTCCAGCTGCTTTTAAAGTTACCTCAAAGCCTGCTGTGGCAGCTCCAGTTTCATTTTCAGATACTCTTGCCTCCAGCCCTCCCTCGTCATTTGAATTTAAGGCATCTTCACCAAAAGCTGCTCCTGTTATTGCAGCTACTGATGATGATCTGCCTCCCCTCATCCCACCTGAGAAACCAGTTAAAATGCCAGAACCAGTACCCCCTGTAGAGCCCAAGTCTGTGTCTGTTGAGGCTGCTAAACCAGCTCCCATTGAAGCTCCTAAAATGTCCCCAGCCAAAATTGAGGCCATTATGGAGGCCCCCCCAAGCAAACCTGCTCCCATTGAGATTATTAAGCCTGCTGCTGAAGCCAAACCTACACCGGTTGAAGCTGTTGAGGCCAAACCTGCTCCGGTTGAAGTTAAGCTAGCTGCTGAAGCCAAACCTGCTCCTGTTGAGGTTGCTAAACCTGCTGCTGAGGCCAAACCTGCTCCTGTTGAAGTTAAGCTAGCTGTAGAGTCCAAACCTGCTCCTGTTGAGGCTGCTAAGCCAGCTGCTGAGGCCAAAC CTGCTCCTGTTGAGGCTGCTAAGCCAGCCACTGAGGCCAAACCTGCTCCTGTTGAGGCTGCTAAGCCAGCCACTGAGGCCAAACCTGCTCCTGTTGAAGCTGCTAAGCCAGCCGCTGAGGCCAAACCTGCTCCTGTTGAGGCTGCTAAACCAGCTGCTGAGGCTGAACCTGCTCCTGTTGAGGCTGCTAAGCCCGCTGCTGAGGCCAAGCCTGCTCCTGTTGAGGCTGCTAAGCCCACTGCTGAGGCCAAGCCTGCTCCAGTTGAGGCTGCTAAGCCAGCTGCTGAGGCCAAACCGCCAGCTGTTGAGGCCAAATTGGCTGAGGTTAAGGAGGCACCTGCTGAGGTCCCCAAGCCTGCCAAACCAGCAGCTGAGCCCTCATCTACTCCCTTAAAACCAGCTCCAGTTGAGCCTGCTGTTCCTGCCCCACCTCCCCACAAACTCACATTTGCTGAGGCAGTTGCAAAACCAGCTCCTGTTAAACCTGTAGTAATCAGCACAGCTCCCTCTGAGCCCATCTCACCACCCAAACCTGCACCCACACCCGCTAAAACCCCAGTCAAGCTGGAGCCTGTGATCAAGAACGACAAGg GATCCGGTACTGAGTCAGACAGCGATGACTCAGTCCCTGAGCTGGAGGAACAGGACtctgcacagacacagacacagcaagCTCAG CTTGCAGCAGCTGCCGAAATAGACGAGGAacctgtcagcaaagccaaacAGAGCCGCAGTGAAAAGAAGGCACGAAAG GCAATGTCAAAGCTTGGTCTCAGGCAGGTAACAGGGGTCACCAGGGTCACCATTCGCAAGTCAAAGAACATCCTGTTTGTCATCACCAAACCAGACGTCTACAAGAGCCCTGCATCAGACACATACATCGTCTTCGGTGAAGCTAAG ATCGAAGATCTGTCCCAGCAAGCCCAGCTGGCTGCCGCAGAAAAGTTCAAGGTACAGGGAGAAGCCGTATCAAATAtccaggaaaacacacagacgcCAACAGTACAGGAGGAGAGCGAAGAAGAAGAG GTTGATGAGACCGGAGTTGAGGTCAAGGATATTGAACTCGTCATGTCACAAGCCAACGTGTCGCGGGCGAAGGCTGTACGCgccctgaaaaacaacaacaacgacatTGTCAATGCTATTATG GAGTTGACAATGTAA
- the naca gene encoding nascent polypeptide-associated complex subunit alpha isoform X1, with amino-acid sequence MPGEATETVPVTEQEMQQPQVETATPPAPATSQKPQAASGPAKPKGKDAKSAQGASAPKAVPGRRKRSSMSASSASPTSPKSASSNTPMSPLSPVSPVSPVPSPLAASPGSSPGHAHRFTPKVVKAGKQGKVKKGEAFVPAPTPVECKVIPEHEKPVEAVPIQTVVEAKPVAFVPAPVECKVTPENIKPVEAIPKQAVVEAKPAPVEPSKPFPAAAKPIAAPAAFKVTSKPAVAAPVSFSDTLASSPPSSFEFKASSPKAAPVIAATDDDLPPLIPPEKPVKMPEPVPPVEPKSVSVEAAKPAPIEAPKMSPAKIEAIMEAPPSKPAPIEIIKPAAEAKPTPVEAVEAKPAPVEVKLAAEAKPAPVEVAKPAAEAKPAPVEVKLAVESKPAPVEAAKPAAEAKPAPVEAAKPVIEAKPAPVEAAKPATEAKPAPVEAAKPATEAKPAPVEAAKPAAEAKPAPVEAAKPAAEAEPAPVEAAKPAAEAKPAPVEAAKPTAEAKPAPVEAAKPAAEAKPPAVEAKLAEVKEAPAEVPKPAKPAAEPSSTPLKPAPVEPAVPAPPPHKLTFAEAVAKPAPVKPVVISTAPSEPISPPKPAPTPAKTPVKLEPVIKNDKGSGTESDSDDSVPELEEQDSAQTQTQQAQLAAAAEIDEEPVSKAKQSRSEKKARKAMSKLGLRQVTGVTRVTIRKSKNILFVITKPDVYKSPASDTYIVFGEAKIEDLSQQAQLAAAEKFKVQGEAVSNIQENTQTPTVQEESEEEEVDETGVEVKDIELVMSQANVSRAKAVRALKNNNNDIVNAIMELTM; translated from the exons CTACACCTCCTGCCCCAGCTACCTCCCAGAAACCTCAGGCAGCTTCTGGCCCTGCAAAGCCTAAAGGCAAAGATGCCAAGAGTGCACAGGGTGCCTCTGCCCCAAAGGCTGTCCCTGGCAGAAGAAAACGATCCTCAATGTCTGCCTCCTCCGCTTCTCCCACCTCACCTAAATCTGCTTCCTCCAATACCCCCATGTCGCCTTTGTCGCctgtgtcccctgtgtcccctgTGCCATCTCCCCTAGCTGCCTCACCTGGCAGTTCTCCTGGTCATGCTCACCGCTTCACCCCAAAAGTTGTCAAGGCTGGCAAACAGGGAAAAGTTAAGAAAGGAGAGGCATTTGTGCCTGCCCCTACCCCTGTTGAGTGCAAGGTCATACCAGAACACGAAAAACCAGTAGAGGCTGTCCCCATTCAAACTGTAGTTGAAGCCAAACCTGTTGCATTTGTGCCTGCTCCTGTGGAGTGCAAGGTCACACCTGAAAATATAAAACCAGTAGAGGCCATCCCCAAGCAAGCTGTAGTTGAAGCTAAACCAGCTCCAGTTGAGCCAAGCAAACCCTTCCCAGCCGCTGCAAAGCCTATTGCAGCTCCAGCTGCTTTTAAAGTTACCTCAAAGCCTGCTGTGGCAGCTCCAGTTTCATTTTCAGATACTCTTGCCTCCAGCCCTCCCTCGTCATTTGAATTTAAGGCATCTTCACCAAAAGCTGCTCCTGTTATTGCAGCTACTGATGATGATCTGCCTCCCCTCATCCCACCTGAGAAACCAGTTAAAATGCCAGAACCAGTACCCCCTGTAGAGCCCAAGTCTGTGTCTGTTGAGGCTGCTAAACCAGCTCCCATTGAAGCTCCTAAAATGTCCCCAGCCAAAATTGAGGCCATTATGGAGGCCCCCCCAAGCAAACCTGCTCCCATTGAGATTATTAAGCCTGCTGCTGAAGCCAAACCTACACCGGTTGAAGCTGTTGAGGCCAAACCTGCTCCGGTTGAAGTTAAGCTAGCTGCTGAAGCCAAACCTGCTCCTGTTGAGGTTGCTAAACCTGCTGCTGAGGCCAAACCTGCTCCTGTTGAAGTTAAGCTAGCTGTAGAGTCCAAACCTGCTCCTGTTGAGGCTGCTAAGCCAGCTGCTGAGGCCAAACCTGCTCCTGTTGAGGCTGCTAAGCCAGTTATTGAGGCCAAACCTGCTCCTGTTGAGGCTGCTAAGCCAGCCACTGAGGCCAAACCTGCTCCTGTTGAGGCTGCTAAGCCAGCCACTGAGGCCAAACCTGCTCCTGTTGAAGCTGCTAAGCCAGCCGCTGAGGCCAAACCTGCTCCTGTTGAGGCTGCTAAACCAGCTGCTGAGGCTGAACCTGCTCCTGTTGAGGCTGCTAAGCCCGCTGCTGAGGCCAAGCCTGCTCCTGTTGAGGCTGCTAAGCCCACTGCTGAGGCCAAGCCTGCTCCAGTTGAGGCTGCTAAGCCAGCTGCTGAGGCCAAACCGCCAGCTGTTGAGGCCAAATTGGCTGAGGTTAAGGAGGCACCTGCTGAGGTCCCCAAGCCTGCCAAACCAGCAGCTGAGCCCTCATCTACTCCCTTAAAACCAGCTCCAGTTGAGCCTGCTGTTCCTGCCCCACCTCCCCACAAACTCACATTTGCTGAGGCAGTTGCAAAACCAGCTCCTGTTAAACCTGTAGTAATCAGCACAGCTCCCTCTGAGCCCATCTCACCACCCAAACCTGCACCCACACCCGCTAAAACCCCAGTCAAGCTGGAGCCTGTGATCAAGAACGACAAGg GATCCGGTACTGAGTCAGACAGCGATGACTCAGTCCCTGAGCTGGAGGAACAGGACtctgcacagacacagacacagcaagCTCAG CTTGCAGCAGCTGCCGAAATAGACGAGGAacctgtcagcaaagccaaacAGAGCCGCAGTGAAAAGAAGGCACGAAAG GCAATGTCAAAGCTTGGTCTCAGGCAGGTAACAGGGGTCACCAGGGTCACCATTCGCAAGTCAAAGAACATCCTGTTTGTCATCACCAAACCAGACGTCTACAAGAGCCCTGCATCAGACACATACATCGTCTTCGGTGAAGCTAAG ATCGAAGATCTGTCCCAGCAAGCCCAGCTGGCTGCCGCAGAAAAGTTCAAGGTACAGGGAGAAGCCGTATCAAATAtccaggaaaacacacagacgcCAACAGTACAGGAGGAGAGCGAAGAAGAAGAG GTTGATGAGACCGGAGTTGAGGTCAAGGATATTGAACTCGTCATGTCACAAGCCAACGTGTCGCGGGCGAAGGCTGTACGCgccctgaaaaacaacaacaacgacatTGTCAATGCTATTATG GAGTTGACAATGTAA